The following DNA comes from Curtobacterium sp. 9128.
TTCTGCCCCTTCTGCCGCCACCCGGACTCCCGCGTCGTCGACTCCCGCACGAGCGACGACGGCACCTCGATCCGCCGCCGCCGCCAGTGCCCGAACTGCGGGCGTCGCTTCTCCACGACGGAGACTGCATCGCTCAACGTCGTGAAGCGGAACGGGGTGCTCGAACCGTTCAGCAGGGAGAAGATCATCTCCGGCGTGCGGAAGGCCTGCCAGGGCCGCCCCGTGACGGACTCCGACCTCGCGGTGCTCGCGCAGCGGGTGGAGGAGATCGTGCGGTCCTCGGGCGCCAGCCAGATCGAGGCGAACGACATCGGCCTCGCGATCCTCGACCCGCTGCGCGAACTCGACGAGGTCGCCTACCTCCGGTACGCCAGCGTGTACCAGGCGTTCGACTCGCTCGAGGACTTCGAGTCCGCGATCGGGCAGCTCCGCATCGACCACCACGGTGAGCCGCAGTCGACGAACGGGGCCGACGCGTGAGCGGCATCGCGGAACGCATCGTCCGCGCCGGGTACGGGGCCGTCTTCCGTGGCGTCTTCGCGAACATGGACCCCGAGCGTGCCCACCACCTGGCGTTCGGCGTCATCAAGGTGCTCCCGAGGGTCCCGATCGTGCGGGGGCTCGTCGAGCGGTACTCCCGCCCGTCGGCCGACGACGGCGTCACGACGATGGGCATCCACTTCCCGTCCCGGTTCGGCCTCGCCGCCGGGTTCGACAAGGACGCCAGGGGGATCGGCGGCCTCGGTCTGCTCGGCTTCGGGCACGTCGAGGTCGGCACGATCACGGCCAAGCCCCAACCGGGCAACGAGAAGCCGCGGTTGTTCC
Coding sequences within:
- the nrdR gene encoding transcriptional regulator NrdR encodes the protein MFCPFCRHPDSRVVDSRTSDDGTSIRRRRQCPNCGRRFSTTETASLNVVKRNGVLEPFSREKIISGVRKACQGRPVTDSDLAVLAQRVEEIVRSSGASQIEANDIGLAILDPLRELDEVAYLRYASVYQAFDSLEDFESAIGQLRIDHHGEPQSTNGADA